In Sphingomonas sp. R1, a single genomic region encodes these proteins:
- the lexA gene encoding transcriptional repressor LexA: MLTRKQHELICFIADRLAETGVSPSFEEMKEALDLKSKSGVHRLISALEEREFIRRLPNRARALEVLRMPERGERKTAAKAAKPVAAAPAASPPAPANDVLEIPLHGRIAAGTPIEALEGSTMLPVPAALLGAGEHYALEVAGDSMVEAGILDGDYALIRRTETARDGEIVVALIDDAEATLKYFRKEGAMVRLDPANRDYSPQRYRPDQVRVQGRLAGLLRRY; the protein is encoded by the coding sequence ATGCTCACGCGCAAGCAGCACGAGCTGATCTGCTTCATTGCCGACCGCCTCGCCGAGACCGGCGTGTCGCCCTCGTTCGAGGAGATGAAGGAAGCGCTGGACCTCAAGTCCAAGTCGGGGGTGCACCGACTGATCAGCGCGCTGGAGGAACGCGAGTTCATCCGTCGCCTGCCCAATCGCGCACGTGCGCTGGAGGTGCTGCGCATGCCCGAGCGCGGCGAGCGCAAGACCGCGGCCAAGGCCGCAAAGCCGGTGGCGGCAGCCCCTGCCGCGTCGCCTCCGGCGCCTGCCAATGATGTGCTGGAAATTCCGCTGCACGGGCGTATCGCCGCCGGGACGCCGATCGAGGCGCTGGAAGGATCGACCATGCTTCCGGTGCCGGCCGCACTTCTAGGCGCAGGCGAGCATTACGCGCTGGAAGTTGCCGGCGACTCGATGGTCGAAGCGGGCATCCTCGACGGCGATTATGCGTTGATCCGCCGCACCGAAACGGCGCGGGACGGCGAGATCGTCGTGGCGCTGATCGACGATGCCGAGGCGACGCTCAAATATTTTCGCAAGGAGGGTGCGATGGTCCGGCTCGATCCGGCGAACCGCGACTATTCGCCGCAGCGCTATCGCCCAGATCAGGTACGGGTGCAGGGGCGGCTGGCAGGACTGCTGCGCCGCTATTGA